One Littorina saxatilis isolate snail1 linkage group LG12, US_GU_Lsax_2.0, whole genome shotgun sequence genomic region harbors:
- the LOC138983174 gene encoding tigger transposable element-derived protein 4-like yields the protein MAIRGRKIALIMDNCPAHPTVPALKVTKVIFLPPNTTSVTQPMDQGIIQNLKVHYRHLYVKRGLLPAVEKKEAVIWTLLDCMSALKDAWTKVNPSTVANCFKHCGFFKDQATIICEDDPEDDLPLAQLVANLQASNMPADDEALRLFLEVDDDISTSAPLTADGIVQDIQSSLETDPVDTDSEEEEEETTTPPTYAKDMESLATLRHVLVAMPKAMESLATLRHVLVAMPKQLTRHEDHWDTLSKLEQDLESSHHTFMKQKSINDFFNY from the coding sequence ATGGCCATCCGTGGGAGAAAGATAGCCCTCATCATGGACAACTGCCCCGCCCATCCCACAGTCCCAGCACTCAAGGTCACCAAGGTAATCTTCCTTCCACCAAACACAACAAGCGTCACACAGCCAATGGACCAAGGGATCATCCAAAACCTCAAGGTTCATTACAGGCATCTTTATGTGAAGCGTGGTCTGCTTCCTGCTGTGGAGAAGAAGGAGGCCGTCATATGGACCCTGCTAGACTGCATGTCTGCCCTCAAGGATGCCTGGACCAAAGTCAATCCAAGTACTGTCGCCAACTGCTTCAAGCACTGTGGATTCTTCAAGGATCAAGCCACAATCATATGTGAGGATGACCCTGAGGATGACCTGCCACTTGCCCAGCTGGTTGCCAACCTCCAAGCCAGCAACATGCCAGCCGATGATGAAGCCCTCCGTCTCTTCCTGGAGGTGGACGATGACATCTCTACCTCAGCTCCACTGACTGCTGATGGTATCGTCCAGGACATCCAATCATCTTTGGAAACTGATCCAGTGGATACAGACagtgaagaggaagaagaggaaaccacaacaccaccaacatATGCCAAGGATATGGAATCACTGGCTACTCTTCGTCATGTCCTTGTGGCAATGCCCAAGGCTATGGAATCACTGGCTACTCTTCGTCATGTCCTTGTGGCAATGCCCAAGCAACTCACTCGTCATGAAGACCACTGGGACACCCTCAGCAAACTGGAGCAAGACTTGGAATCTTCCCACCATACCTTCATGAAGCAGAAGAGCATCAATGACTTCTTCAACTATTAG